The Vicia villosa cultivar HV-30 ecotype Madison, WI linkage group LG1, Vvil1.0, whole genome shotgun sequence genome includes a region encoding these proteins:
- the LOC131643813 gene encoding phosphoglucan phosphatase DSP4, amyloplastic: protein MNCLHIHNLSRLSLLPFHTLVTPNTRHYSSSLSFIPKSPIMSLKAASGSIPSAEKSSSSDVEEVVKSETYSNNMTEAMGAVLTYRHELGMNYNFILPDLIVGSCLQTPEDVDKLRKIGVKTIFCLQQDPDLEYFGVDINAIREYAKTCNDIQHLRAEIRDFDSFDLRKRLPAVISKLYKAVKSNGGVTYIHCTAGLGRAPAVALTYMFWILGYKLNEANSLLLSKRSCFPKLDAIKSATADILTGLSKKPVTLSWGHSNCSNVEISGLDIGWGQRVPLVFDDKQGSWFLKKEMFEGHYEYKYIVDGEWTCNNDELITSPNKDGHVNNFIDVVDDADGDRASLRERVTGDDPNLTEDERNKIIEFLEASPDEDL, encoded by the exons ATGAATTGTCTTCACATTCACAATCTTTCAAG ATTGTCTCTTTTACCCTTCCACACACTTGTTACTCCTAATACTCGTCACTACTCTTCTTCTCTTTCCTTCATCCCTAAATCTCCAATCATGTCACTTAAG GCTGCTTCTGGTTCTATACCAAGTGCAGAGAAAAGTAGTAGCTCTGATGTTGAGGAGGTCGTCAAGTCTGAGACATACAGCAATAACATGACAGAAGCCATGGGTGCTG TTTTGACTTATAGGCATGAATTAGGAATGAACTACAACTTCATCCTACCAGACTTGATTGTCGGATCATGCTTGCAG ACTCCTGAAGATGTTGATAAGCTGCGTAAAATCGGAGTGAAAACTATATTTTGCTTACAACAAGACCCAGACCTAGA ATATTTTGGAGTTGACATCAATGCCATACGAGAATATGCCAAGACATGCAATGACATTCAACACTTGCGCGCTGAGATAAG GGACTTTGATTCATTTGATTTACGGAAGCGGCTTCCTGCTGTAATTAGCAAATTATACAAAGCAGTTAAATCTAATGGAGGTGTGACATATATACATTGCACTGCTGGACTTGGAAGAGCTCCAGCTGTTGCG TTGACATATATGTTTTGGATTCTGGGTTATAAACTCAATGAAGCTAATTCACTACTTCTG AGCAAAAGGTCATGCTTTCCAAAACTGGATGCCATAAAAAGTGCAACGGCCGATATT CTTACAGGACTCAGTAAGAAGCCCGTCACTTTGTCATGGGGACACAGCAATTGCTCTAATGTGGAAATTTCTGGACTTGATATTGGATGGGGGCAG AGAGTGCCCTTAGTTTTTGATGACAAACAGGGTTCATGGTTTCTCAAGAAGGAAATGTTT GAAGGGCACTACGAGTACAAGTACATTGTTGATGGTGAATGGACATGCAATAATGACGAGCTTATAACCTCTCCCAACAAAGATGGCCATGTCAACAATTTTATTGAT GTCGTTGATGATGCCGATGGTGATCGTGCATCTCTTCGGGAGAGAGTGACTGGTGATGATCCCAATCTCACAGAAGATGAACGAAACAAAATAATAGAGTTTCTGGAAGCATCTCCCGATGAGGATCTCTGA